The Pseudarthrobacter defluvii DNA window TACCTCTGCACCGAGGGTCGTGGCGGTTGCGGCAACTTCCATCCCTATCCAGCCTGACCCGACCAGAACAACCCTGCACCTCCCCTGGCCCGGGCCCGCCCGCTTCAGGGACTCCCGCAGGGAACGGCTGTCCTCGAGCGTCCGCAGGTAGTGGACCCCGGGCAGGCCGGCTCCGGGAACTTCCAGGGTCCGTGGCGACGCTCCAGTGGCAAGGAGCAGCTGGCCGTATTCCAGTACCCGGCCCTGGGCCAGGGTGACCGTGGCTGCCGCCCGGTTGATGGCTACGGCGGCCTCTCCCTCCAGGAGCTCAATGCCGTGTTCGGTGTAGTCATCCGCTGTGTAGGGCAGCAGGGACGTCTCGTCCTCGCGGCCGGCCAGAAAACCTTTGGACAGCGGCGGACGCAGGTAGGGAAGATGGTTTTCCTGGCACACCAGCGTGATGGTGCCCGTGAAGCCTTCGGCCCGGAGGGTCTGCGCCGCTGTCGCGCCGGCAAGGCCACCCCCGACGATTACCACATCGTTCATCATGACCCTTCCTCCGCACTCTCCGGCCACGGGCAGGCCCGGGAAATCATTTACTTGGAAAAGAAGCGCTCGTTCAACGGTCCGGGCACGGCCAATTCCCCTCGGAAGGCCGCTGTGGTCGTCGTTGTCCCGGCTGCCTGAACCCCGCGCAGCGACATGCAAAGGTGCTCCGCTTCCAGGACGGCCCCCGCACCACGGGCGTCCAGTGTTTCCATCAGCCATTCAACCGTCTGTACGGTGAGGCGTTCCTGGACCTGCAGGTCCCTGGCGAAATGTGCCAGGCCGCGGGCAAGTTTGGACAACCCGATCAGTCTGCTTCCCGGGAGGTAGCCGATATGGGCCACACCGCGGAACGGCAACAGATGGTGCTGACACAGCGAGTGAAAAGGAATGTCTTTAACCAGGACCAGGTCTGTGTACCCCTCCGTGTTCGCAAAGGTGGTCCATGACGCCGGCCGTGCAGTCAGCAGCTCATCGAAGGCCTGGGCAACACGGCGGGGTGTCTCTGCCAGGTCAGGGTCCGAAAGATCCCTGCCCAAGGCAACCAGCAAGTCCGCGACGGCCGCCCGGGCCCCCTCCAAGTCAATTCCTGCCGGGGCAACCTGTTCAAGCCGGTCGAGTTCACCGACGGGGCCAGCGTACTCGTCCTGCCGCGCGGTGTACTGGGATAACATGACGCCCCCTCTAAAGTCGGTTATCTTGAATTTAGAGCGTATAATTGTTTCCGTCAAGCCCTCCAGGAGGTGATTGAATTTCCCTATGAATTCCTCGCCGATTACAACGCGAAATCCCGACACGGCTTTGCTGGCCGATCCTGTACGGCGCGCTCTTTACCAGGCGCTAATACGCAGCCCGGTTCCCCTCACGCGGGACCAGTTGGTTCGAGAGCTCAATCTTGCCCCGAGTACTGCCTCGTTCCATCTGGAGAAATTGGTCCAGGAAGGTCTGCTGGAAACTGAAAGCAGGAAGCTCGGATCCAAAACAGGCCCGGGCTCCGGACGGCCCAGCAAGTTCTACAAGCCGGTATTGGATGAAGTCCAACTCTCCATTCCGGCGCGCGAGTACGAGCTGGCGGGGCGCCTGCTCGCCTCCGCGATCGAAACCGCGGCCCAAACCGGAGAACCGGTTGAGAAGGCTCTCTCTGCCGTTGCCTATGCCGAAGGGCAACGACGCGGGGTGGCCGCAGGAAACCTTGAGGTAGCTCTGACCGACAACGGTTACGAACCCGAGGTTGACGGCCAGGGGCTGGTTTTGTGTAACTGCCCGTTCCGCCGCCTTGCCAGCGACCACACCCAGCTTGTTTGCGGTCTCAGTGCTGCACTTCTCCAGGGCACACTTGACGGGTGCAATGACCAGCAACACCGGGTTGTGCCCGCTGCTGACGGCTCAGCCTGCTGCTCACGGCTCACGACTTCGACGGAATGACGCACCCCAGCCCGCGTTGGCTTCCACCCAACGGGGGGCCGCCGCCTCCTGGTGCCGGCCGCCGACAGCGCCGGGCTGGAATGTCTGCAGCAGGGCTGGGGCGCCTGTACTGATGTCGACTTGCCCGCAGACGGTTGTGTCGCGCTTCGATCGGGCCCGCCTGGGGCCATTATGGGTCACCCCGACGCGGCACAACCGTCGTCGTTGATATGCGATAGCCAGGTGGCGCTGTGGGCTGAACAACGGCCGCAAAGCGACCATTGTGAAAGAGTGTTGCGGCCAACGCCGTGCACAATGTCGCTGCGTATGCTGCACCTTCAGGCTCCGAGCTGCATGAGGGGGGAAATGCCAGAGGCCGTGGGCCTATGGCCTTTATCGCTAAAGCTGTCATGCTGGGATAATGGTTGCAGTGGACCCAGTCGCACAGGCTCAGGCCAACCTCAAAGAGGCCGAAAAGCAGTTTTCTCACGCTGAAGATCAGTTCCGGCGCCATGAAATATCCAAGGAACGGCTCGACGAATTGAGCCGGCTGCGTGAGACCGCCGCTGAGGATCTGCGCCGAGCAGCGAAGGTATTCGGATTACCGATTCCCGACGAGGCGAGGTGGAGTGGAAACTTCAGACCGGGCTGACATCAATTAAATTCGATTGAGCCAGTGTGGTGAGCACTTGCAGTACCACCGTGGACGGCCTCTCAATCCCCCGCGAAAGCGCCTAAAAGCAGCGGAAAAAGTACGGCTGCTTCCGGTTGCGATGCTTGACCGGGATGTTTCCCGGCTTGGTTTGTCTTTCATCATGCGTGGCGGTTCTACCCTCTTGGGCTCCGTCGAAGCCTCTTGCAGAGGGCGACGCGGTCTTTCGGATCATGCAGGGCTCTCGCTTCACCATAGTGTTTACAGCGGAAGAAGCCGAAGATGGCGCAAGGGAACGTCGATAACAATGCCGGTACCCTGGGCCCGGGAGCGGTCACCCTGGTCCAGGGAACGTCATTTTGCATTTCCTCTTCCAACGGAGACATGTCGGCCCGTCTCCCGCATGGAGTGTTCTTCCAGGACACCCGGGTCATCAGTGATTGGACACTGAAGGTTCAGGGTGTCCCGGTTGAGGCGCTGTCGGCCACCACTCCGGAGCCCTTTCACCGTATTTTTATCGGGAGGGCCCGCAGGGATGATCACGCTGACACTTCTGTACTCATCGACCGTGAACGCACTCTGGGGGCGGGTCTAACTGAAGTAGTCACCGTCCATAACTACTCGCAGACTCCACTCCAATGCCGCGTGGAATTGTTTGCGGATGCTGACTTTGCCAGCTTGTTCGAAGTTAAAGAGGGTAGACAGACCTCGAGGAGCCGGTGTTCCCGTCGCATGAGCCCGGACGGCCTGGTGCTGGCGTCAGAGCGGGCGGGCAACACGGACCGCATCACTGTCGCATTCCCCGGGGCATGGATTGAGGAGGAGTGGCTGGTCGTAGACGTAACAATTGCCGCCCACGGGTACTGGTCAGGCACCATATGCGCCACACCGCTTCTTGCGCACGCGACCAACCCTAGCGGTGCCGGGGGGCGCGGAACGGGCCCGGATGTCTTCCGCCGCGTTATGCAGTGGCGAGAGTCCATGCCCACAGCAAATCTACGAAATGAGGCAGTAGAGAAGGTCATTAGACGCAGCCAGGAGGATCTGGGGTCTCTTCGCATTTTTAACCCTGATCATCCTGATCGTGCTGTGGTGGCTGCCGGGGCACCATGGTTTATGGCCTTGTTTGGCAGGGACAGCCTGCTCGCCTCGTTCATGTCCCTGCTCTTGGACCCTTCCCTGGCGAAGGGGACACTCCTAACCCTCGCGGACTACCAGGGAACAAAAGTAGAGGCAGCCTCCGAGGAAGAGCCCGGGAGGATCCTTCACGAAGTCCGTCTCGGCGCCACGGCGGAACTGGCACTGGGGGGCAGCGGGGTCTATTACGGCACAGTTGATGCCACCCCGCTTTTTGTTGTCGTCCTGGCCGAGTTGAGCAGGTGGGGACTCGATGACGCAGCCATGCGTCAGCTTCTCCCGGCAGCGGACAGAGCGATTCGTTGGATGGAGGAGTACGGTGACCGGGACGGGGACGGTTTCATCGAATACCAGCGAAAAACGGAGAAGGGTCTGCGAAATCAAGGCTGGAAGGACTCGGTGGACGGGATAAATTTCGCTGACGGAACCCTCGCCGAGCCACCCATCGCCCTGTGTGAAGTCCAAGGCTACGCCTACGCGGCATACATCGGGCGTGCACTGCTGGCGACGGCAATCGG harbors:
- a CDS encoding helix-turn-helix transcriptional regulator translates to MNSSPITTRNPDTALLADPVRRALYQALIRSPVPLTRDQLVRELNLAPSTASFHLEKLVQEGLLETESRKLGSKTGPGSGRPSKFYKPVLDEVQLSIPAREYELAGRLLASAIETAAQTGEPVEKALSAVAYAEGQRRGVAAGNLEVALTDNGYEPEVDGQGLVLCNCPFRRLASDHTQLVCGLSAALLQGTLDGCNDQQHRVVPAADGSACCSRLTTSTE
- the folE gene encoding GTP cyclohydrolase I — encoded protein: MLSQYTARQDEYAGPVGELDRLEQVAPAGIDLEGARAAVADLLVALGRDLSDPDLAETPRRVAQAFDELLTARPASWTTFANTEGYTDLVLVKDIPFHSLCQHHLLPFRGVAHIGYLPGSRLIGLSKLARGLAHFARDLQVQERLTVQTVEWLMETLDARGAGAVLEAEHLCMSLRGVQAAGTTTTTAAFRGELAVPGPLNERFFSK